AAATTGTTCATTATTGCTTGATAAATGCCATATCCAACTTTAGAGTTATTATAATATCTGATCCAATTTCGATCACAGATTCCATTTAAGATTAATGTGTAAACATGGTGTTCTTACATTTTGTTACTGCTCATGATCAGGCTGAGAAAAACCAAGTTAGATAAATGTATCAGAAAGCGTTACCTGGCATACATTTTTGAAGCTTCATAAGAAGCTTTAATCTacatatatttatgatatatagtgtaagaaaagtgttttcatagatttgaatattaaaatatttggttCCCGCCGATACCAATAcagaatttcatatttttttcattttgactgaaacttgCAATAATCTTATATTCTGAAATGTTCTTAATATATAGATCAATATTTATTAAatcttacccttctaaatttctataacgaacttgccgacatttcaatttggacagtaccattaattgttaaaaggggtgcttaccaaaaagatactgactgaatggcgaacagtgtagatcatgatcagactgcatggatgtgcaggctgatcatgatctacactgttcgcaaaggcagaatcaatcgtgtccagcatgatatagGTTCAGATATAGTGTTTACATTCCATGTATGcaatattatcattatatgtTAGCAATAATGAGTTCTACCTATTCTTCATATCTGACATCCAATGTAAAAAGGAATCACCAATTATCTAAACTCTGGCATATAACTGAGCATTCACTAAATATTGAATTATACCTAATTATTCGTAGGTAAAATACGAAACGTTATTACAAAAGTTCTAAATAGATAAACCCACTGACGTACATGTCCCTTTGTgggaaaaatatacataaaaattggCACACGATAAAACACGTGACCAATTTCACAtataaatatcagttttaatgGTCCAGATTTTTCTTCAATCGTTAAGACACATGTTGCTTTGTaaccaaaaagtaaaatataaaaatatatttaaaaagtcGTCAAAAGATAATAATTGTTATTTACATGAaacgtttttctttctttcaaggAATATTCGAGCATTCGAGCTTTTAAGGAAACTTTTAAGGTAGTTTTGTATCTTTGATAAACGGAAGTAATGGCTAATTAATCATGGACTCATAATTctaaattgaaaatcatttcacgAATCAACGACAACCCGTGAGTGAATATAACACAGCCACTGAGCCATGCATCACAAAGTAGGCCCAcgacaaaaagaagctgtaacggaaaaatatagtgGACGTAttgtttcaaaaatccaacaacaagtacattttaattatatgcaaaatacagaaaagggggtggtggtgggggtaaGTGGCAGATAAAAGGGTCGGGTGTTTGGGAAAGTGGAAAAAGGAAGGATAAATATTCCAGGGAAAGCCATATACAAAGATAAATAGAcaagtgagaaaaaaaaacaacagtgggGCACTGccaaagacacacacacacgctcacaaaaacacacacaaaagcaGGATAAAACAACAGTGGGGTACCGCTAAAGGTCGGACGGCGGTCAAAATTATGGTATTAAATTAACTCGTTCACAGTAAAAGGAGAGGGGGTAAAATGCAAGGGAGCGCGATTGTAATGGGGAAGGGTTGGGGCGGGTAATGTAATGGGGGTAGAGGGAAATAGAGGAAAGAAACTCAAACAACAATCAAGACAACACACGCAACACAAAACACAAGACAGactgaaaacaagttgaaaataggggcaccgccttggaacggtcagttaccTATACAAAGGAAACTGGGGATTTAAACGTTTCTGTCGCTCCAAAGatacaaatttacatttaaacGTTTGGCGGGCAAACAGTCACAACGTGGGCTGCGACATGCGTTCGTTAACTTCCAATGATCACGTGATTTTTGCAATGTGTCCCCCCTGTTTGTATTGCGAAATACTTTCAGAAATCGAAGATGCTTTATTGTATTTGAAGCAACGAAAACTATGTCATTtaacaaaaaatagataaaagtacatattgattttatcaaatatatgacaaaaaaatatataaagattatATGAAAATGTTGTTCCTCGGGGGGTCGTGTCTGGGTTTAGTGTTGTAAGAGTCTAAACTGACTGATTCTTGTTGCCTAAGGAACTTAAGTTTTTGTTTACATACCGCTCTATTAAGTTTTTcgctttaaagtttttgtttgtttctttaaaagAATTTCGCGGACGACGAGACAAATTCCCTGTATTATGACACTTACCATTTAAAACAATTACTTTTGTACTTGTTATTTGCATATTTGATGAGCGACACACGTATGTTCCATCGTCTGTCATTTCTGCTCTGTCTATTGTTAGAACACTagtaaatttcctttttattattgaaaactgtTTTGATATGTGAATTCCTTTCCGTCTTTGTGAGGAAATTTTTTGTCCGTTCCTGAACCAGTCCATTTCCTCTGGTGGGTAATGTTCTCCTGTAGCGTTACATTGTAGTTTTATTGTTTCACCCCGTTCCACGTACTGGGGTTCAGTAATGTTTATTTCAGGTATTTCCACTTTGGGTTCTGCAAGTAACATATAATATGGAAGTGAATTCTACAATtaatcaaatacaaatatttagcAACACATGACTGTTTGGTAAGATTACATGtaactttgtaaatatttttcttagtATTCAAACGAAGTTATTATTTGTTTAgagtagttctgcatgttcggatCAATTCTTTTACATCGTAGAATTTCACTAAACATACTTataatatttgacaaataaaaatttaagaaagaTGGGATCGTTTGCTTAATTATTTCCTAGACTAACGTGGAAAAACTTGGACATGGGTCTCTGAGTAAACCAAACTATTAATGACATATTTGCAAATTGAGCTTTTTTTCCAATGGATATTTCAACGAAACGTCTCATAAATATATCTGCCAATAAGTAAATTGATTTGCAAATTTCATGCTGACTTTAAGAAAATGCTTGAATAACTCAACAATATCTGCTTTTTGTCTTGAGGAAAGAAGCTAAAACGTTGCCGTTGTAATTAATGTACTGACGGGTTGTCATTAATTCTTAAAATGGCTACGGTTTCCGTATGCCGAATACAGGCTTTTTTCTCCGTTATAAAGCAAGATAAATGACGATACTACATTACATGTACTTCcttttaccaaacgcgcagcctTACCTTAATTGcatatagtaaaatatttagTAGCGACTTCACAACCCCAGCTGGATAGATGTTTCAACGGGTCTTCGGAAAtgaaaaatgttgctttttaatGAGCTTACTATCCTATTATTAACAATTTTTGTAAAGCTTGATTAAAACTTTCTGATCAAAGTGGCAACCTAAATTAATTACAACGAAGCTGGATAGCAACACCTAAATAGATAAAagatatgtatattttttgtatgacaattaaattaaagaacaaatatgGGAAACGCGTTACAAAACTTGGTATGTGTACTGTTTAGTTGAAACAAACTAGACGTTTTTCGTAATTGTTCTATGTTTTAGTAGATAAACAGAGTATATACGATGGATATAAAGTACCCCCTGAAACTCATATCACTCTGTCAATAAATGTTAAAACGCAACTGTTTTGTCGTGAAGCATGCCTGCACTCACTAACCTACTATATTTGAATAGCTaactgaattaaaaaaacaagtttgCTATCTTAATTATTTACTTATAAATATCTAGTATTTGAACGTGTTTTTCTTGTTGATTTGCCTTCTGCAGAGACATGTAGTGCATTATGGTCACGTTTCCTTTCAGTAATGATTTACACGAGCAATCTTGCAGTTTTCACTATCGTGCCTGTGCAAGAAATAAACATGACGTAAAgagatacttttatttacaatatcccGTAATTATGGAACATTATGTGATTTACGATTGAAAGCTTGTTTACAATTAAACCGCGAAAATCCCTAAAATGATGTTTTTGCCACTATCCGTTTTCAGGGCGGTACCTCACTATAGTCATGTATTTACTTTGTGCTGCTGAGTTTATATGGTTTTATGGACTACTTGCAGTTTTACAAATTGTATGTTTAAGGCGATACCTATAATAACAGTATCAATTCAAACGTGCAAATAATGCGTTATATAAAGGAAGCTCAGAGAGGACATgtgagttttatttttatattatctcgtgaccacgagatataaaaacgaaaaacaaaattcgtggccacgagatagtttaaaaacaaaaatcgaaaagctatctcgtggccacgagatataaaaaagaaacaaaatgttaacTCGTGGCCACGAAATAACTTTtccgtttatttttctttctatatctcgtggccacggtatagcttttttcttttttatatctcgtggccacgagatagcttttttcttcttttttttatatctcgtggccagGAGATAgctttttcgttttgttttttaatcTATCTTGTTGCCACgagataagtttttgttttttgtttgttcttttttttatatctcgtggccacgagataagtttttgctttttgttcttttcttttttataactATTGGCCACGAGATAGTATAAATATAAAACTCACATGTCCCCTCTGAGCTTCCGTATTGTACACATATTAAAAACCGCGTCTTCTAAATAGATATCCGATTTGTAAAAGTGaatgatttaatattttgttggTTTACACATCCATACAAGCACTCCTTTTGGCATTACAGTTTAAATGACTACGTTCGTTTAACAGGCTTTTCCAGCTGGattgttgttctttatttcagccgtaaaataatatcatatttgGCGTGAGCTACATCTGCAATACTTAAATACTTCAAAGAAAGTATCTCCCTTTACAGCATTTTATACGGTAATGTTTATACAAGCACTCACAGCTACTTGAAACCTAAACGCGCAGGCATCATCTTCAGATTCTGCTGAGTATAATAAATTAATGACtgcagttttgaaattattattcagtatcgttttaattttcatgttcAAGTAAAATTTGCTATTAAAATATCAATCTCAAAAGATAATTTGTGAACATGGGGCAATGGCACCGCCTTGAAGAAATAAgtatttctcaaaatcagttaATCTTTAAATGCTGaactaaacaaaaacatttacagATATTTAAACGATGTAGCAATAAAGTGATGAAAAGGCTTTGAAGTAGCGTTATATTCCTTTCAAAACACGCAGTGTGTACATATATGCACAACTGTTTTAAGTTGAAACAGGCCACATGACGGATATGTACTACCAATTTGCAAACATTAGTTTTCTATAGATCAAATTGATCCGTTAACATGATGTTTCTTTTGAACAAGATTGACATGGAGCAAGATAATATAATCACATGGGTCTTAAGCACCTCCCAaacttggttcatgtctattctATTTGCAATAAATATACACACAAATTATGCCAGAACCATCATTTCCAAACCAACAAATTAAACTGGAGAACCGACAACTATTCAATGTTGATGTGTTAGTCACCAGTTTTATGGTCTGTGTTATAATGTGTTTGTTACAatgttttttacatttataatttcTGCTAAGAAGTATTGAAAAAATTGGATCAAAAACGAAATGAAACGTTTTCCTAACTCGAGACTACATGTGATAAAGACTATTTCATTCAATCAGAGAATGTTCTCACCAACTACGTGTAGAGTCACTAGTCTTCGTACAGTCCTATCTTTGGAGGAAATCTGACATTCATAAATGCCATCGTCTTCCAGCTTTACGTCTTTAATCATGAGATCCCATTGGTTCTTGTGTACCACGTGAGAGACTTGGAGACGTTTGTCGTCAATTACTGTCATTTTACCGGAAGTAAGTGGAAATGAACTGTCGAGGCGCCGCCATACAACCTGTTAAACCAAAAAGAGCTCATATTTCAAATTGTACTTTCTTAATG
This is a stretch of genomic DNA from Mercenaria mercenaria strain notata chromosome 4, MADL_Memer_1, whole genome shotgun sequence. It encodes these proteins:
- the LOC123551089 gene encoding zwei Ig domain protein zig-8-like isoform X4 — protein: MEINCVVTLCILICVLDISNCYSYNLSQSTPAPEFLPAPFNVSFHVGDLAMLSCGINNLGTKTVVWRRLDSSFPLTSGKMTVIDDKRLQVSHVVHKNQWDLMIKDVKLEDDGIYECQISSKDRTVRRLVTLHVVEPKVEIPEINITEPQYVERGETIKLQCNATGEHYPPEEMDWFRNGQKISSQRRKGIHISKQFSIIKRKFTSVLTIDRAEMTDDGTYVCRSSNMQITSTKVIVLNAETSPIKRGTIGDKPIDKGSYTSRSAAARIPRTFLLNTVLLFVILTLRALPLYPS
- the LOC123551089 gene encoding zwei Ig domain protein zig-8-like isoform X3, with product MTSKRNNNLLQCVILSVIVTNVLAYNLSQSTPAPEFLPAPFNVSFHVGDLAMLSCGINNLGTKTVVWRRLDSSFPLTSGKMTVIDDKRLQVSHVVHKNQWDLMIKDVKLEDDGIYECQISSKDRTVRRLVTLHVVEPKVEIPEINITEPQYVERGETIKLQCNATGEHYPPEEMDWFRNGQKISSQRRKGIHISKQFSIIKRKFTSVLTIDRAEMTDDGTYVCRSSNMQITSTKVIVLNAETSPIKRGTIGDKPIDKGSYTSRSAAARIPRTFLLNTVLLFVILTLRALPLYPS
- the LOC123551089 gene encoding zwei Ig domain protein zig-8-like isoform X1 translates to MSYRYFDMEICRVFALYVLICLVDISNCYSYNLSQSTPAPEFLPAPFNVSFHVGDLAMLSCGINNLGTKTVVWRRLDSSFPLTSGKMTVIDDKRLQVSHVVHKNQWDLMIKDVKLEDDGIYECQISSKDRTVRRLVTLHVVEPKVEIPEINITEPQYVERGETIKLQCNATGEHYPPEEMDWFRNGQKISSQRRKGIHISKQFSIIKRKFTSVLTIDRAEMTDDGTYVCRSSNMQITSTKVIVLNAETSPIKRGTIGDKPIDKGSYTSRSAAARIPRTFLLNTVLLFVILTLRALPLYPS
- the LOC123551089 gene encoding zwei Ig domain protein zig-8-like isoform X5 produces the protein MDLRRIFAVYIWICVKDTIYSYAYNLSQSTPAPEFLPAPFNVSFHVGDLAMLSCGINNLGTKTVVWRRLDSSFPLTSGKMTVIDDKRLQVSHVVHKNQWDLMIKDVKLEDDGIYECQISSKDRTVRRLVTLHVVEPKVEIPEINITEPQYVERGETIKLQCNATGEHYPPEEMDWFRNGQKISSQRRKGIHISKQFSIIKRKFTSVLTIDRAEMTDDGTYVCRSSNMQITSTKVIVLNAETSPIKRGTIGDKPIDKGSYTSRSAAARIPRTFLLNTVLLFVILTLRALPLYPS
- the LOC123551089 gene encoding zwei Ig domain protein zig-8-like isoform X2, with translation MDLHRIFAVYIWICLKDTVNSYHAYNLSQSTPAPEFLPAPFNVSFHVGDLAMLSCGINNLGTKTVVWRRLDSSFPLTSGKMTVIDDKRLQVSHVVHKNQWDLMIKDVKLEDDGIYECQISSKDRTVRRLVTLHVVEPKVEIPEINITEPQYVERGETIKLQCNATGEHYPPEEMDWFRNGQKISSQRRKGIHISKQFSIIKRKFTSVLTIDRAEMTDDGTYVCRSSNMQITSTKVIVLNAETSPIKRGTIGDKPIDKGSYTSRSAAARIPRTFLLNTVLLFVILTLRALPLYPS